A section of the Phaseolus vulgaris cultivar G19833 chromosome 8, P. vulgaris v2.0, whole genome shotgun sequence genome encodes:
- the LOC137824728 gene encoding uncharacterized protein yields the protein MIKDWGPRPFRYIDAWQMESGFKELVEDMWNFYTARGDGITNFKDKLKFFKEDLKVWNREVFGNLKVSKNNILKQIEVLDNQDDNNELEESAKIKSMDLTSQLKEIENKIDSLLREKARSNWLKHGDSNSKFYHSCIRWRRIRNEVKGVEVGGQWSEDPEVVKGQAKKIFEERFTATKNFRVRL from the coding sequence ATGATAAAGGATTGGGGTCCACGACCTTTTAGGTATATTGATGCGTGGCAAATGGAGAGTGGGTTTAAGGAACTAGTGGAAGATATGTGGAATTTTTACACTGCGAGAGGAGATGGTATAACAAATTtcaaagataaattaaaattttttaagGAGGATCTAAAAGTTTGGAATCGAGAAGTGTTTGGAAATTTGAAGGTTTCTAAGAACAATATCTTAAAGCAAATTGAGGTTCTTGATAACCAAGACGACAACAACGAGCTAGAGGAGAGTGCAAAAATAAAGAGTATGGATCTTACGAGCCAGCTAAaggaaatagaaaataaaattgactCGCTTTTGCGCGAAAAGGCGAGGTCAAATTGGCTGAAACATGGTGACTCAAACTCAAAGTTTTACCACTCTTGTATCAGGTGGAGAAGGATCAGAAATGAAGTAAAAGGAGTTGAAGTTGGGGGCCAATGGAGCGAGGACCCTGAGGTGGTTAAAGGACAGGCCAAAAAGATATTTGAAGAGAGATTCACAGCCACAAAGAATTTTAGGGTAAGActgtga